One stretch of Novosphingobium pentaromativorans US6-1 DNA includes these proteins:
- the tnpA gene encoding IS66-like element accessory protein TnpA, with product MGQITVFSGPERRRRWSEEERVQILTEAFSPGACVAEVARRYDVSSALIYTWRNKLRQVVTEPGFAEAVVVVGGDAPPPITPPVIIIELARGSRVNIFASASATLAAAALKALR from the coding sequence ATGGGTCAGATAACGGTGTTTTCGGGACCGGAGCGGCGCCGTCGGTGGAGCGAGGAAGAGCGGGTTCAGATTCTGACCGAGGCATTCTCGCCCGGAGCCTGCGTGGCTGAGGTGGCGCGGCGGTATGATGTTTCGTCGGCGTTGATCTACACATGGCGGAACAAGCTACGGCAGGTGGTCACCGAGCCCGGGTTTGCCGAGGCAGTTGTCGTGGTTGGAGGTGATGCGCCGCCGCCGATCACACCGCCGGTGATTATCATCGAGTTGGCGCGCGGCAGCCGGGTGAACATCTTCGCATCGGCGTCGGCGACCCTTGCTGCAGCGGCGTTGAAGGCGCTGCGGTGA
- a CDS encoding IS4/Tn5 family transposase DNA-binding protein, which translates to MQAESEKLLLLGDHWSRSEVDETAFRDARLGRRFGDLLCRLSDRMGGTIPLACQDWASTKAAYRFFSNPKVEEADILAGHLEATKGRYAVSEGPILVLQDTTEFTYQRRNPHDIGFTKSVNSGRDKNGRLRHHAVCGILMHSSLVVTEEGLPLGLAAVKFWNRDKFKGTAQLKRKINPTRVPIEAKESVRWLDNLRQSITLLGQPDRCVHVGDRESDIYELYCLARDLGTHFVVRTVVDRLAGSGDHTVKSEMREAPSAGTHSIEVRVDDDKVERVTLDIQYKRIHVYPPIGKQKRYPSLDLTVIHASEVGVPPGRK; encoded by the coding sequence ATGCAGGCCGAAAGCGAAAAACTGCTGCTTCTGGGTGACCACTGGTCGCGCAGCGAGGTCGACGAGACCGCATTCAGAGATGCCCGTCTCGGGCGCCGGTTCGGCGATTTGCTTTGCCGCCTGAGCGATAGAATGGGAGGAACAATCCCTCTGGCCTGTCAGGACTGGGCAAGTACCAAAGCCGCATATCGGTTCTTTTCCAACCCAAAGGTCGAGGAAGCGGATATCCTGGCGGGCCACCTTGAGGCGACCAAGGGGCGGTATGCTGTATCCGAAGGCCCGATCCTCGTGCTTCAGGATACGACGGAGTTCACCTATCAGCGCCGGAACCCGCACGACATCGGCTTCACCAAAAGCGTCAACAGCGGCCGCGACAAGAATGGCCGGCTTCGACATCATGCGGTATGCGGAATACTGATGCATTCGAGCCTAGTCGTGACCGAGGAAGGACTTCCTCTCGGCCTGGCCGCGGTCAAATTCTGGAACCGCGATAAGTTCAAGGGCACTGCCCAACTCAAGCGGAAGATCAACCCGACGCGGGTCCCTATCGAAGCAAAGGAGAGTGTTCGCTGGCTCGATAATCTCCGTCAATCGATCACCCTGCTGGGGCAGCCGGATCGCTGTGTTCACGTCGGTGACCGAGAAAGCGACATTTACGAACTCTATTGCCTCGCCAGGGATCTTGGCACCCACTTCGTCGTCCGAACCGTTGTCGATCGACTGGCTGGCAGCGGCGACCACACCGTAAAGAGCGAAATGCGTGAGGCTCCGAGTGCGGGTACGCATAGTATCGAAGTAAGGGTCGATGACGACAAGGTCGAGCGCGTGACCCTCGATATCCAGTATAAGCGGATCCACGTCTACCCGCCGATCGGGAAGCAGAAGAGGTACCCGTCGCTCGATCTGACGGTGATCCATGCATCGGAAGTCGGAGTTCCACCAGGCCGAAAGTAA
- the tnpA gene encoding IS66-like element accessory protein TnpA, with product MDDIDDDGTSSHTTGHMSTRMTGRVEIVGRVSGRRRWTVEQKLAILRDAFGPDGSVRSACERHEVGSGQLYTWRRLAMSGELTGTRRTALPAFAEVEISEPLLPAVSSPARAGGEIGIELPSGVKLTVDTAVDADALARVISVLSQ from the coding sequence ATGGACGATATCGACGATGACGGAACGAGCAGTCATACGACTGGTCATATGAGCACTCGTATGACTGGTCGCGTCGAGATCGTAGGGCGCGTGTCGGGCCGTCGGCGCTGGACGGTGGAGCAGAAGCTGGCGATTTTGCGGGACGCCTTCGGACCGGATGGCTCGGTTCGGTCGGCCTGTGAACGGCATGAAGTCGGCAGCGGGCAACTCTACACCTGGCGGCGCCTGGCGATGTCTGGTGAGTTGACGGGAACGAGGCGGACGGCATTGCCGGCTTTTGCCGAGGTTGAGATATCGGAGCCCTTGCTTCCGGCTGTTTCATCTCCCGCCCGAGCGGGTGGCGAGATCGGGATCGAACTGCCTTCGGGCGTGAAGCTGACGGTGGACACTGCAGTCGATGCCGATGCGCTGGCGCGGGTGATCAGCGTGCTGTCTCAATGA
- the tnpB gene encoding IS66 family insertion sequence element accessory protein TnpB (TnpB, as the term is used for proteins encoded by IS66 family insertion elements, is considered an accessory protein, since TnpC, encoded by a neighboring gene, is a DDE family transposase.) has translation MIPLPPSTRIYLACGVTDMRKGFNGLAVLAQQVLHENPHCGALFAFRGKRGDLVKLLWYDGQGMCLFSKRMDRGRFVWPVTKTGKVSLTSAQLSMLLEGIDWRRPERTTVPLLAG, from the coding sequence ATGATCCCGTTGCCTCCTTCGACACGCATTTATCTTGCCTGCGGTGTGACCGACATGCGTAAGGGCTTTAACGGTCTGGCAGTATTGGCGCAGCAAGTGCTGCACGAGAACCCGCATTGCGGGGCGCTGTTCGCCTTTCGGGGCAAGCGCGGTGATCTGGTCAAGCTGCTGTGGTACGATGGTCAGGGCATGTGCCTGTTTTCGAAGCGTATGGATCGTGGGCGTTTCGTGTGGCCGGTGACGAAGACAGGCAAGGTCAGTCTCACCTCGGCGCAGCTTTCGATGCTTCTGGAAGGCATCGACTGGCGTCGGCCCGAGCGGACGACTGTGCCTCTTCTGGCGGGATAA